ATCATCAGTAAATGCCCTTCACTTCCCTCTTTCTATCATTTTGACAGAGGataatttttgtttcatcagtcCATGATCAGAACTTTGTTCCAGACCTCCATCGGTTtctttctgtatgtttttttggttAATGACATCCTGGCCGCATCTGTTTTTTGAGCCCTAGCAGGCTGAGGTTTCAGTCATGAAGTCTTCTTTTTATCACTGACATGGAAACGTGGACGCTCACACCCATGGAGAGCATTCCTGACTTGCTGTGCTGTCATAAAGGAGCTTCTGTCACCATGCAAATGATTTTCCAGTCGTCCACAAGAGTTGTCGACCAGCTTGTTAAGCAAAACCAACTACCTCTGATAGATTTTTGcttcttattattgttattattattattatcttctTCACTTGCATGATGAACTGACtcttaaaaaacacacagttgcaACCATGTGTCCAGTTCCTTTTGAACCCGTGCAGTTTGGGCACAGTGTGCCATCTCCCACAGAGTTCTTTCTGAATTGGTGGAAGCTGCTCAAATGAATGCTGAGTCTTGGCGCTTTAATGCAgtttccatcattttgtttcaaattgaatgtgctgaagctcagagcctgaagaacaaaaaaaaaaaaaaaagtgtaactgTCCAGATACAGTGTGCCTGCTCAGAATATGTTTACACTTAGTCTGGTTAGGTTAGCATGAGTTCTGCTCATGACTGACTAATCTAACACAAGCCGGTTGGAAAACATTAAAAGTTGATTAGCTTTAGGTCTAAAAAGCTTGTCACCCTATCCCTCTCAGCTAAGAGttgtgtttccatggcaacaatCTGTGACACCTGATAGACATGATAGCAAGGCATTGCGATAACCCATGTTAAGgaatgtattttctgatttaaaaagATTACTGGAGTTAACAAAGTTCAGCAGCTCGAAGCTCCATCAGCCCgatgtattttaaattgaaagCTACGGAGTTTTTGTGCTGTTCCCAGCAATGACCCTACATCTCACAAACCATccagttttctttctgtttttttttttttttttgtacagttttaAAGTGAATATACAAATCAGCTGACAAACTAAAAGTAATAAATTCAAATGTTTCTTTTGTCCCACAGCCAAAACTGCACCATTAAGTGTGCCTGCCTTACAAGCCACTATGAGGGAGCCAGCTCTGCGGCCTCTGAGTCATCAGGACTCAAACGaagtgtgtgcgcgtgtgtgtgtgtgtgtgtgtgtatgtgtgcgcgtcTGTCCTTTTGTCTATTGAGCATATGCTGAAGTGCGAGTGCATCAGGTTGTTTGTATGTGCAGAGTTAGTGCGGTATGGATCCGTCAGTGTGAATTGCAGCTgggtgtgtgggtctgtgtgttaGCTGTTGTCTGGATGAATGCCTGAGGGAGAACTGGGAGCGGGAGGGTGGGATGAAATTCAGAGTATGGATTTAGAAATACCTCAAGACCATCCGGTTATGCTGCTAAATTAAATATGTTGGTTtataaaaatggattaaaaatgTCCTTTACACTTTctgtgacttcttttttttttttttttaagacaatgTGTGTTGTACGTCCTCTTAAGgttcttattttatttacattaagtaaagtttttacagtgtatgaCAGAATCCCATTCATGTTCTGTACctctgccttttttcccccagctCTTCATTGAAGCTGTATGATGCTCGCAGTGTGTGAAATGTCTTGagcatcattttatttcaaatgttcCAAACAGTCAGTCTTTGAAAAGTGAGGCTGCACACACAAGAACGAAAGTAAATACTGTACACATGAATGGAGCGACTGATTTCTCCAGCTAATGTCTCGGGGGGTTAGGACAATTTAGTTTATGTTTGATGAAATTTTGTTCATTTGGACTCGAGAATGAACCAATTCCACTGTGACCTCAAGTTCTCAGCCGTAAGTCAAGAATTCATAGCACTAATTAGGAcaaaatatatgttttattaaattattgaaTAATTAAGTCTTCACTGTAAATGGTTAtagacagacatggatgtaaactgaaTCCTGACTGGttgacagaggaacacaacTGCAAGGCAGTAACTCTGGCTTCAACTAGGCAACCAAGATGTGTTCTATGAACCATGGTTCATAAATGTGACATGAACAGCTAGTCTATTAATGTATTAGACCAGTTTTGACTTAAAATAGCCTTGAAGTTCCACACAGGCTGATGTACAGTACGCTTTAGCTTGTACCCTCACAGCTTTGTGTCTCCTCAGAATCCAACTTAAGCCATTTCTTCATCCTTATTTCTCAGCTCTCCTCCTACAGATGAAAATGTACGAGGTGCTGACTGTGCTTGATAAGGTTCCCTCCTGCAGTTCTCAGCGTGCTGCTGTGCTGGAGCTAAGACCCCTGAAAAGCAGGAAATAGAAGGGAAGCATCTCACTCCTCTTACTCTTCGGTGTTGACAAAGACCCAAACCAGGAAGTGGAGGACGAGCCGCCAGCAGAGAATATTAGAGCTTTACCAATCTTAAATACTTGGTAGCGTTGCATTATTTTTGGATGAGCAGCTGTAAGCCGGCTGGACCTTTTGGTTTCAGAAGCTGTGGGAGCTGCATGGGAGATGTTTAAATACTCAGCCTAGCTGACAGTAAGAGAAGCGGTGTCAAAAGCCAGTGTGAGAAACCGGAGGAGACACGGTTTCACTGCTCACGGTGACGTTTCTGCATCTCGTTTTTTTTAATCCGCAGCTGGGCTTCGTTTAGCTCGGAGGGATTAACAGCTCCTGCTCTGTCAAGTCGGCGAAAACTAGACTACGACTGGAAGTTAATACAGTTTGAATTCAGAGCAATCGTTTTAAAAAAAACGTATTCTTTAATCGTATTGGACAAAAATTTCTCTTCAAAATAGAAGAGGCAATATAGGACAATGGTCCACTGAACCGTCCTCTTTATTATGTATACGTCCATTGCACGTGTCTGCTGTTCTGTTTGCGTTATTTGATTGCTTTACCGGGACGTATAATTTGAAAAACCACACACCGGAAGCAGTGTTCGTCGTGAGTGTGTGTAACCTGACTGAGGTCGCGGTTCTCGGATCTCCTGTCGATCCTGTACGTCGGGTTTTCCTGCTTCATAACAACGTTGATTATGGAGCTCGCGCGGTGTCTCGGCAGCACGCGTGCCGCGTCTTTCCGTCTCAGAGCCCCGTCTGCACGCGCCGGATCCAGCAGGTAGCTGGGCAGGTGGGTCAGCGGCATGCCGTCCGATGTGGAGTACAGCCCCGTAGGTGAGGGGCTGGGGATGCGTGACTTCTGGCTGTACGTGTGGCTGCGGAGGGCGGCGGTGATAGCGGCTCATGTCACCGGCCTGGGCCTGACCCTCATCATCTCCCTGCTGTCCAGACCTGGAACCAGTGAGTGGATATATTGCTATGTTTGGAGCGACCAATGATTTTAATACATGGTCTAGATTTCCTATCAtatcagaaatattttttcattacaaCAGCTATAATTTCATTAGTTTATGCGTATATGCTTTTATAGTAatcagttgcttttttttttttttttagataaacaCACTTTTATATTCTTAgttcctgtctctctgaaacTAATGTAAAATGAATGCATTCTCCTCCAGCTATAATAAAAGTACCTCACTAAATTTTAGTGATCCGTGTTTGTGGctttgtaggtttttttttttttttttttattaaaggtgtactgttcctttaatcATATAACCATTGTTTTCATTACCAACCCACCTTTGCatctttaaaaatagaaaagtgTATGAGTTTCCATGCAGGCAGTACAAGCTGGATAGAAACAAAGGTTTACTTTCTCTAATGTGGAAACACGATTAGTTGAGTGACCATTCAACAGTCTAGTCATCAGTGAACTTTCTTTTGGTTCGTTTTGAACTGTAAGATGCTGACTGGTGTTTCTCTTTGTTCCAGGTCTGTTTTCTTGGCATCcagtgtgtatgtctgttgcAGTAAGTTAACACTCaccttcacacagacacacacacacacacacacacactcctcctcagTAGTCTGATGTGATCGTGAGTTCAGTTCGTCACAGCTGGCAGGCTGTGGGCTGCCTTCTCATTCTTTACTGTGGTGAAATCTGACAGCGTTTTGATGTTGGTGTGTAGCTTGTCTCAGTCTCTGACAGTTTCTATTCAGCCAAGTGTTTTGGGGCTGTGTGCATTCATCTTGTCATCTTGAGTACAGTGTCATCAAATACTTACTGTATTTGGCAGTATATAGTTTATGTAGCTGTTCCATGAAACTTGTAACCTGTTCACGTCGTCAGTGATGAATTCGGGGTCTTAAGGCGTTTCGGGTCCCAACATCAGACACCCTCACCCGGGAGACCCAGTCGGTGATGACTGAGCCCTGACTTGTGACCAGGTAGCACATTATGCCACGCTGTCGCCCTCTTCAACCAGAGCCAAAGGGAAGCCTTTCAGCGGCTTCCAAGATTTTCATAAAGGCTCCTCATCTTTGCATCCCACATATCCCCAAGAGTCTAGGACCTAGTGTAGAGACTGGCCCACAGAGCCCCTGCAGCTCACTTCATCCAGCTCACAGCGGGCCTTCCATACATTCCTCCAACATTCAACTGCCACACCTGGCTCTCCTCCTTTTGTGCTTCTCATCCCTCCCCAGCACTCACACTTATTGATCCCCCTCTGTCCCCCTCTGTACTTCCTCTGTGTGCCCTCTTGGATCTGGTGGATCCTCTTGGTTTTTTGCAGACCTCTATGCATCTGCAGACTGCGGTTGTAGTTGTTTGCTCCTTAGCTTCAGTCTTTACtcatatataatttatattaataaatataaaatacttaaaaatatatctttatttttgtttgtttttttcatgataGTTATTACTAacagataaataataatttatataatATGCTTATGTGTTTTAACATAAGCAGATtaaatataaacaacaaaagaaaacagtaaatgaTTTGGTCAGTACTCTGACAGCTCTCAGCACACTTTTACCTTCACACCCTCTGCTCTTTGTGTCTCCTTCTTTCCACTGTGAATAATAGATTGGGAGGGGGGGTTGTTGGGAGGAGGGATTGCTGACACTAATGACTGTGTTGCATCACTGTGTCAGATATTGTGTTACAAACTGACCTGAAATATGCTCACAGACAGCAGCTTTTCACATGGGGATGTTGGGATCCTGTCAGAAACGGCAGTCCTGGGGTGTTACCGACAGAAACAACTGCTCCCTGCGAACgtttgattgatttgattgacacgcctgctgcttttcttccatAGAAATGAATTCAAAGCAGATACAATAGAAGCCTATTTATGACTCATTGTTCAttttgtccacacacacactgttgattGGCAAGAAGTCCTGCGGTTAAATATAGGTCACACATACAGTGCCTTGCAGAAGTATTCATACCCTTTGAACTTTTCCACATTTTCTCACGTTACAACCACAaacttaaatgtattttattgggATTTTATGTGATAGACCAACATAAAGTGGCGGATAAAATGATACTTTGTGTTCAAGATTTTTTACagataaaaatctgaaaagtgtgGCGTGCATATGTATTCAGCCCCCTTTACTCTGCGTGATTGCTGAGCTGTGGGAACGACGCAGTGTCACTGCAAAGAAACCCAGCAGAGTAAAGAAACATGAGCGGTCAGGTGGTCAGACTGTAAACAAACCTGAAATGATTACTCAGACTGTCTGTGTCAGTCCTCTCTGTTCAACCTCGACCTGACGTACGTATGGTAGATGTGTGTTTCTGGTGCAGTGAGGGATTGTTAGCGACATTTCAGGTGAACTCAGGAGTACCACAAACCACAAAGCATGAAGCGCAAGACCCACGTTGCAATAGACTGGAATTACCCTTTAATTCACACCAGTTAAACTAACCCGAAATGCACAGGATGACCTGAAATaagaaatgaatgaacacaCTCTTGATCTCCACCTCATCCTTTGTGATATTAGTTTACTTcatttaaactaaaaataagAAAGTCTGCTTTCAGTCTGCTACTGATGAACTTATCAGAGATACACTTAACAAAATGAGTTTGTTATGGGTATATTTGGCCTGGACATATACTTTTGATTAAGATATACttcaaacatgaaacatgatgtATTCTCACCTGATTCAGAATAATTGATCTATAAATATAACACATTTGTTGTTAATGCTGAGTTTATCTTATCGTGCGGCTgattttctcttccctcctcctgcagTACTGCCTGTGTATGACCGAAGGCATCCTCCTCTTCTCAGTGGAGGGATCTCCCTTCTGCTTCAAATCTCGTAAAGGTAAAGTCCGTCTCCACTGGTTCTGTCAAGCTCTGGTCCTGATAGCTTCGGCCACCGGGCTGGGCTTCATGGTGGCCAGCAAGAACGTCTCAGAGCGCCCCCACCTGGTCAGCTGGCACAGCCTGCTGGGCGTCTGCACCCTGGCTGCCACCGTGCTCCAAGCGGCCTGCGGTATCTGCGTGATCTTCCCCAAGCTGCtccgcctctcctcctctctgcccaaGCTGAAGCTGTACCACGCCACCTGTGGCCTGGTGGTCTACCTGCTGGCCACAGTGACCGTGGTGCTGGCCATGTTCTCAGACTGGTTCCAGGCCACGGTGAAAGGGGTGGCCTGGTGGGCCTTCCTCCTGCTGCCCCTCTTCCCTGCCCTGGTAGTGATGAACCAGCTCACTAATGCCTACCTGCCCCGCAAGAAGATCACCAGCTAGGAAGCACAGAGGACGAGGAGACAGACTCGCTTTATTCAGTCAGTGGCCATGTTGGATTTTACATTGTGGTGGAAGCACGAGTCCTCAGCCAAAGCAGCTTTTGAAAATTATATAGCTAAAGCAAAAGGCTTCATGCACTGTTCGTCCCACAGatcagagaggacagaaacattAAACCACAGATTTCTGAAGGGAGGTTTTGCACATTAGCTTTTTAGTCAGTCACTGGAGCCAGAGTGTGAGCGAAGCCTCACACACCACATTCAGATTATTGatttgagcacacacacattattcatCTTCTCCGCTCAGGTGAACGTGTGAGGTTTATGAATATAGATTTTCTGAAATCTTACCCCTGATACCTCCTGGACTCCTGCACTGCAGCTTCAGACACTTCAGAGTCCTGCTAAAACACTgcacaacgtgtgtgtgtgtgtgtgatgtaaacacacatgaagCCCAGGGCACAACAGAAGATGATTATCCTGACGAATCCaccctggagctggagctggtggACACCTCTGGTCTGCTACTGCTGAACTAGCATTGCCTCTAGAGCAACAGTCTCTAAACTGGTCTCTGAAGGAAGCTTCAGCCATGAAGGTGCAGTGGATGATTCTACACCAGCCTCTaaattctatttatttattcagtgagGATGTTTTTCCACTTGAGTCAGTTTTGGCTGCTACGAGAAGCATTTTAGCATTAAATCGATACCAGTATCAATATCCATCAATCTGCAGCTTTTCtaagcctcttttagctcattgttttggttttatgacgTTTGCTGTTCGATTTAGTCTCATTTCTCCCACTACACCACTTGCTCAGCACCacccagcagacagacagacagacagacagacagacagctgccACTAGCTGGTGACAGAAAACTGAACATTCAGCAGCTGGAGACAGATGTTTTCCTCAGGAGAACAAAAAGAAGCTAAAAGAAGATTGAATATTGGATTTATAATCAAGTTGACATTAACAGATCCAAACGAACACTAGCATTGCTCTGTGcctgctgagtgtgtgtaagtatgAATGGAAGCTGGAATAGTTTTATTAGGCGATgaaagttttt
This region of Toxotes jaculatrix isolate fToxJac2 chromosome 3, fToxJac2.pri, whole genome shotgun sequence genomic DNA includes:
- the LOC121179402 gene encoding cytochrome b561 domain-containing protein 1, with product MPSDVEYSPVGEGLGMRDFWLYVWLRRAAVIAAHVTGLGLTLIISLLSRPGTSLFSWHPVCMSVAYCLCMTEGILLFSVEGSPFCFKSRKGKVRLHWFCQALVLIASATGLGFMVASKNVSERPHLVSWHSLLGVCTLAATVLQAACGICVIFPKLLRLSSSLPKLKLYHATCGLVVYLLATVTVVLAMFSDWFQATVKGVAWWAFLLLPLFPALVVMNQLTNAYLPRKKITS